One genomic region from Magallana gigas chromosome 3, xbMagGiga1.1, whole genome shotgun sequence encodes:
- the LOC105345808 gene encoding cytochrome b-c1 complex subunit Rieske, mitochondrial-like — protein sequence MSFANTVRAPLGTAVSRLSHTVTKSNTKPIANLGRKLAIPVIRNSSPELQSFKARIGAVSCLARRNYHTDIPEPDFEAYRSNSSKQANVSRDKFDAKRKVYSYTLVGGASAATVYMGKEIVQDLVGYLDINDAARALAITEIKLNDVPVGKSLLTTWKGMPLFVRHRTEAEIKAEQAVDLLSLRDPQHDSDRSLTPEWMILVGVCTHLGCIPLQDQGSFAGGMYCPCHGSHYDSSGRIRKGPAPLNLTVAPHKIKGEYLIVG from the exons ATGTCGTTTGCGAACACAGTTCGAGCCCCTTTAGGGACTGCAGTTTCAAGATTGTCACACACAGTTACCAAAAGCAACACCAAGCCGATCGCCAACTTAGGTAGAAAGTTAGCAATTCCCGTGATTCGGAATAGTTCGCCTGAACTGCAGTCCTTCAAAGCCAGGATTGGAGCCGTCAGTTGTTTAG caAGAAGAAACTACCATACAGATATCCCCGAACCAGACTTCGAGGCGTACCGCAGTAATAGTTCGAAACAGGCTAATGTGTCACGGGATAAATTTGATGCTAAACGGAAGGTGTATTCGTACACCCTAGTTGGAG GAGCATCAGCTGCCACTGTGTACATGGGTAAAGAAATAGTGCAGGATCTGGTGGGGTACTTGGATATCAATGATGCTGCCCGAGCCTTGGCCATTACTGAAATCAAGCTGAATGATGTCCCTGTCGGCAAAAGTCTCCTCACCACCTGGAAGGGAATGCCACTGTTTGTCCGTCACCGAACGGAAGCCGAGATCAAAGCGGAACAAGCGGTTGACCTTTTGTCCCTCCGTGACCCCCAGCACGATTCTGACCGCTCGCTGACCCCTGAGTGGATGATCTTGGTTGGAGTGTGCACACATTTAG GCTGTATCCCCCTTCAGGACCAGGGAAGCTTTGCGGGAGGAATGTACTGCCCCTGTCATGGCTCCCACTACGACTCCTCAGGTCGCATCAGGAAGGGACCCGCCCCCCTTAATCTTACTGTCGCACCCCATAAAATTAAAGGAGAATACTTAATTGTGGGATAA
- the LOC105345809 gene encoding uncharacterized protein, translating into MATDSESGSEYEVDKILQQRKRKGVIEYLVRWQGYGAENDSWEPGKNLKDCAAKIKAFNENENANATPKKRGRKSTSRSRSRSRGRSASKGRKSPSRKKATPVKQETAVRRSSRSRSRGRQQTTVETLTKKVEEFSDDENQIKKFVTETKETVTRSSGTAAPVKSKMKNPVKALYRQLTTSDYPTIIIFTCIALITLSFVLEPYINLEQAWTWVTKTVSSLQKYVQGLWAAPASKSGGK; encoded by the exons atggcTACGGATAGTGAGTCTGGAAGTGAATACGAG GTTGACAAAATCCTTCAACAGAGGAAACGGAAAGGTGTGATAGAGTACCTGGTCAGATGGCAAGGTTACGGGGCAGAAAATGATTCATGGGAGCCAGGGAAAAACTTGAAGGACTGTGCAGCAAAGATAAAAGCTTTCAATGAGAATGAAAATGCAAATGCT ACTCCTAAAAAACGAGGGAGAAAGTCGACGTCCAGATCGAGGTCAAGGTCACGTGGAAGGTCAGCATCCAAGGGCAGAAAATCCCCAAGTCGCAAGAAAGCGACCCCTGTCAAACAGGAGACGGCGGTTCGTCGGTCCAGTAGATCCAGGTCCAGGGGTCGTCAACAAACCACAGTGGAGACCCTCACT AAAAAAGTGGAGGAATTTTCTGATGATGAGaaccaaataaaaaagtttgtcACAGAAACCAAGGAAACTGTTACCAGGTCAAGCGGAACTGCTGCACCAGTGAAGAGCAAGATGAAGAACCCAGTGAAGGCGTTGTATAGACAGCTGACCACATCTGACTACCCCACCATCATCATCTTCACCTGCATTGCTCTCATCACACTCAGCTTTGTGTTGGAGCCTTACATCAa CTTGGAGCAGGCCTGGACTTGGGTCACAAAAACTGTATCATCTCTTCAGAAATATGTTCAAGGACTGTGGGCCGCTCCCGCCAGCAAATCAGGAGGGAAGTGA